The window CGTCTCCGTTCCCAAACAGCGGATGATGTCTTGCAGTCCCTTTTGACCGCCCGCCGACCCGCCTGCTCGCACTCGCAACTTGCCCAGCGGCAAGTTGAAGTCATCGCACACGATCAACAGCTCGGTGTTCTCCAACTTGTAAAAGTCTCGCGCCTTCAGCACGCTGGCGCCGCTCAGGTTCATGAACGTCTGCGGGCAAATCAGCAGCAGTCGTTCGGAACCCGTCGTCGCTTCCACCACTTCGGCCTGAAAATCGGTTCGCGGCCGGCCCGTGGCGAATTTGCGAGCTAACGCGTAAATCACCTCGAAGCCGATATTGTGCCGCGTGCCCTCGTACTTGCGGCCCGGATTGCCCAAGCCCACGACCAACTTCATGCGGCAACCCTCGACCTCGTTCCGGGGTGACTATTTCTCGTCGTCTCCTTCTTCCTTCGCCGCGCGACCGATGATTTCCGGCTCGACCGAACCCGCTCCACCGGCTTCATCCGCCGAATCGATCGGCGTATGGCAGGTTACCACCACCAGGTCCGCGTCGTCCAGAATCTTCACCTGATCCGGCGGCACGATGTCGCCGATCGTCAACGAGGTATTCAATTGCAAATCGGCGATCCGAACCACGATCTTTTCGGGGATCGCGCTGGCCGGGCACTCGATGTGGACTTCGTGAATGGGTTGTTCGACGATGCCGCCGTTCTTCACGCCGACGGCGTCGCCGCGGAGTTCGACGGGCACGGTCACATGGACTTTCTCATGCTCCGAAACGCGGGCGAAGTCGACGTGCAAGACGTGCTTGCCGTAGACATCCCACTGCAGCTCGCGGATGAGCGCCTTCTCGGTCACTTCGCCGCGCAGCTCGACCAGCTTGCCGCCGTGCTTGAGCACCGGCGTCAGCTCCGTGCTGGAGACCGAAAGTGTCACGTTGGCTTCTTTGTGACCGTAGAGGACTGCCGGCACGACGCCAGTCGCCCGCAACCGCCGGGTGGCTTTCTTGCCTTGCGTTTCCCGCTTCTTCACGTTCAATACGTCGCTCATCACACTTCCTGCGCGTGCTTTAGGAACCGATTCACACGGTGATTTGAGTCCGCTGGCCAACGAGGGCCGGCGTTCGGCCAGGCATCGCGGCGCAACGAGGTTGCTGCGATACGCGGCGTGAAACTTCGCTGGACTGCGTCCTACGAAGCCACCTTCGCCCGGCGGCGAATCAAGCCATTCTCCACAAATCCCCCGCCTCTGCAACCCCGCACCGAGACGTTTTCCGTCGTTCCGGGATGAGCTTAAAACCCGTGCCATCCGCAGATTGGGCACGCTTCAATCCGGGCGGGCGTCGGCGACGCGACGGACAGCGCGGTTTTACCGCTGGTAATGATTTCCAGCCTTGGTTTCCCAATTTTCCCGCCCCCCAGCCGCGCGTGGCGAATCGGCAACCTACCTTTGCGCAACGCCGCCACACCGGAGATTGGCTCCCCGGCGTTTGCCTCCCCGCCTTCCACAAGGGTCGAATCATGTCCGCGACCACCATGCGTCCCGACTTGGCGAAGCTCTCCGCTCGTCTGGCCGCCAACAACGCCCGCGTCGACGCGTTCCTCAACAGCTTGCCCAGCCGGATCGATCGCTTAGTCGAGGCCGCTCTGGCCGGCGATTGGGATCAGGTCCGCCAGGTCAGCGAGTTTATCGCCCTTTCCGGCGCCGCCTGCGATTGCCCGGAATTGGCCGCCAAGGCCGAAGTCGTCGCGAACGAAGCCAAGCAGGCGACCGACTCGACGACGCTGCGTCGGGGCGTGCTCCGGCTGATCTGCGAATGCGGCCGCGCGCGCCCCAAGTAGTCGCTTCCCAGGCTGACCTGCCTGGAAGGCGGGGGACGCGCTAGAATGCGCGTTCCCGATGGCGGATCTCGCCGCGTCGGCCCACCGACCTGCCGGGATGCAGCTTGAACGCCACGGAACTCGCCGCCCCCAACGCCGACTCGCCCGCGCCGCTGAATCCGCGGCCGCGCCGTCCCTTTGCCGGCGTTGTGGTAACCTGCCTCGGCACGCTCGCCAGTCGCGTATTAGGTCTACTCCGCGATATTGCCACCGCCTCGCTGCTCGGCATGTCCGGTAGCGGAGTACTCGATGCGTTCGTTGTCGCCATGCGGGTGCCGAACTTCTTCCGACGCCTGGTCGGCGAAGGCGCCCTCTCCGCCGGATATGTCCCAGTCCTCGCCCGCGCTGCGGAACATGGTCAACGCGATGCCTGGAAACTCGCCAGCGTGGTGCTGCTCTGGCTCGGCTGCGCGGCGACGCTGGTCGTCGTGGCCCTCGAACTCGTTTGCCTGCTGGCCTGGAATCTGGCTCCAACCGGCGGCGACGCCGCGCTGCTCGCGGAACTCGCCGCCACGATGTTGCCGTTCGTGGTTTTTGTATGCCTGACGGCCCATCTTTCCAGCACGCTGCACGTATATGGTAATTTCACGCTGGCCGCGCTGTCGCCCAGCATTTTGAACATCTCGATGCTCCTCGCCGCCTGGTGGCTTGCGCCTCGCTTCGCGTCTGACAATCGAGGCGAGGCCTTGATCCTGGCGGCCTCGGTTTCCGCCGCCGGCGTCTTTCAATTCATCGCGCTCTGGAGCGCGCTTCGCAGACTTGGCTTTCGCTGGGACTACGATTGGACTGCGGCCCGCGCAGGCTTTTTGCAGACGGCCAAGGCGACGCTGCCGATGGTGCTCGGCCTGGGCGTCACGCAGATTAATACGCTCCTCGACAGCCTCGTGGCCTGGAGCCTTACGGCGCCGAACGAAGGCGAGAAAGTCATCGCCTGGCTCGGGCCCGATTGGCAATACCCGTTGACCGTCGGCGCCGCCTCGGCGATTTACTACGGTGAGCGGCTGTATCAGTTCCCCGTCGGCATGCTTGGCGTGGCGGTGGCGACGGTCATTTTTCCGCTCTTGGCCCGTCACGCGGCGCGGGGCGAGCGCCAACGCATCGCCGACGATCTCGTAGCCGGATTGAGACTCGTGCTATTTTTCGGCCTGCCGGCATCCGTCGGCATGGTGTTATTGGCCGAGCCAATCTCGCGGTTGATGCTGGAACGAGGCGAGTTCACAGCGCACGACGCCGCCCGCACCGCGCGGATGATCGCCTGTTATGGCGCCGGGGCCTGGGCCTACTGCGGCATCCCGGTCATTGTCCGCGGGTTCTACGCCATGGACGATCGCAGGACGCCCTTGCGACTTGGAATGTTGATCGTGGCAATGGATTTCATTTCGAACATTGCGCTGGTCTGGCCGCTTGCCGAATTGGGTCTCGCGGTCGGGACGACGCTAACAGCGCTCGTGCAGTTTTTCGCGCTCGTATACTTGTTTGCGCGGTTCCGTCAGCCGCTGGCCTGGAATCAGCTTCTCAGTACTATCGGTCGCGCAGTCGCCGGTTGCCTCATCATGACCGTGGTCGTGCTATTGCTGCTGGGACAATTGCCGAATCTGCCGGGAACATCGTCGCAAGCGCTGCGGATGGGCGTGCCCGCCTTGGCCGGATTGGTGACTTTCTTAGGTTTCAACGTGATCCTCGGCGGACAGGAACTGAAACTCCTTGCGAGGCCCCGGTTTTAGGTTAAATTTGCTCAGGAGAAGTCCTTGCGCCGCGGACGCCGAGCGAATTGAGTCGCTCGACGGCAACGCCGGCCAACTCTAGGGAAGACGCGAGATGCCGATCGTCAATTTCGTGAACGAGAAAAAGCAGCTCCAGGTGCCCGAAGGCGCCAACCTCCGCCAGGAAGCCATGAAGGCCGGCATCGAGGTCTACCCGCACGTGCATAAAGTCCTGCACTGTCCAGGCTGGGCCCAATGCGGCAGTTGCCGGGTGCTGATCACGAAGGGGAAAGACCACGCCAGTCCGATGGGATTCCTCGAAAAAGCGCGGCTGAAGCTTTCGTTGGCTTACATTGGCAATGAGGAGACAATGCGTCTATCCTGTCAGACGGCGGTCCACGGCGATATGGACGTCGTCACACAGCCGCCGCTGAACCTGTTCGGCGAGAACTTCTTCAGTTAGCGTGCTAGTTTCGCCTGACGGCCAACCTCTTCCGCGACGGTTCCTGTGAAGCAAGTCATCGCCGTCATTAAGCCGTTCCTGGTCGAAAAGGTGCTCGAAGGACTCAAACGGGCGCCGATCGAGGCTTGCACGGTACGCGAGGTCAAAGGCTTCGGTCGCCAGAAGAGCTATCTTGACCAGTACGA of the Planctomycetia bacterium genome contains:
- the murJ gene encoding murein biosynthesis integral membrane protein MurJ; this encodes MNATELAAPNADSPAPLNPRPRRPFAGVVVTCLGTLASRVLGLLRDIATASLLGMSGSGVLDAFVVAMRVPNFFRRLVGEGALSAGYVPVLARAAEHGQRDAWKLASVVLLWLGCAATLVVVALELVCLLAWNLAPTGGDAALLAELAATMLPFVVFVCLTAHLSSTLHVYGNFTLAALSPSILNISMLLAAWWLAPRFASDNRGEALILAASVSAAGVFQFIALWSALRRLGFRWDYDWTAARAGFLQTAKATLPMVLGLGVTQINTLLDSLVAWSLTAPNEGEKVIAWLGPDWQYPLTVGAASAIYYGERLYQFPVGMLGVAVATVIFPLLARHAARGERQRIADDLVAGLRLVLFFGLPASVGMVLLAEPISRLMLERGEFTAHDAARTARMIACYGAGAWAYCGIPVIVRGFYAMDDRRTPLRLGMLIVAMDFISNIALVWPLAELGLAVGTTLTALVQFFALVYLFARFRQPLAWNQLLSTIGRAVAGCLIMTVVVLLLLGQLPNLPGTSSQALRMGVPALAGLVTFLGFNVILGGQELKLLARPRF
- a CDS encoding 2Fe-2S iron-sulfur cluster-binding protein translates to MPIVNFVNEKKQLQVPEGANLRQEAMKAGIEVYPHVHKVLHCPGWAQCGSCRVLITKGKDHASPMGFLEKARLKLSLAYIGNEETMRLSCQTAVHGDMDVVTQPPLNLFGENFFS
- a CDS encoding 50S ribosomal protein L25, whose product is MSDVLNVKKRETQGKKATRRLRATGVVPAVLYGHKEANVTLSVSSTELTPVLKHGGKLVELRGEVTEKALIRELQWDVYGKHVLHVDFARVSEHEKVHVTVPVELRGDAVGVKNGGIVEQPIHEVHIECPASAIPEKIVVRIADLQLNTSLTIGDIVPPDQVKILDDADLVVVTCHTPIDSADEAGGAGSVEPEIIGRAAKEEGDDEK
- the pth gene encoding aminoacyl-tRNA hydrolase, which codes for MKLVVGLGNPGRKYEGTRHNIGFEVIYALARKFATGRPRTDFQAEVVEATTGSERLLLICPQTFMNLSGASVLKARDFYKLENTELLIVCDDFNLPLGKLRVRAGGSAGGQKGLQDIIRCLGTETFPRLRIGIGEPPEQWEGRDFVLSKFTKDEQTEVGIAVARTVDAVECWATAGIAACMNQFNSTK